ACCCATGCTTATTTAGCTTTTTATCATTGGGTAAGGGAAAATTTTGGCGCTGATGCGGTGGTGCATGTCGGGAAACATGGCAATCTGGAATGGCTACCAGGGAAAAGTTTGGCTTTATCTAGTAATTGTTATCCCGAAGTGGCCCTCGGTCCACTCCCTCACCTGTACCCGTTTATTGTTAATGACCCTGGTGAAGGTTCCCAAGCCAAGCGTCGCGCCCAAGCAGTGATTATCGATCACTTAACGCCCCCAATGACTCGCGCCGAACTTTATGGTTCGTTACAACAGTTAGAAAATTTAATTGATGAGTATTACGAAGCCCAAAGTTTAGATCCTAGCCGTTTACCAGCAATTTGCGATCGCATCCGTAACCTGGTTATTGAAGAAAATCTCCACCGCGATTTAGGTATTCAAAATGAAGCAGACTTTTTGAATTGGGAATCTTTAATCTTGAATTGCATCAGTGGTTATCTTTGTGAATTAAAAGAGGCTCAAATCCGCGATGGTTTACATATTTTTGGCAAATGTCCTCAAGGACGCCAACTGCGAGATTTAATCGTTGCGATCGCCCGCATCCCCAACCGCTATTCTATCGGTATTACCCGTGCGATCGCTCAAGATTGGGGTCTAGATTTCGACCCCCTCACAGCTGATTTCTCAATGGTTAGTGGTCAGTTGTCAATTGTCAATGGTAAATCCTGTCATACCCTCGGCGATGTCGTCACAGTCATAGAAGAACAGGCCGCTTTCTTAGTCGAACAACTCCTTACACCAACTCCCGACCTTTTTACTCCCCAATCCCCAATCCCCAATCCCCAATCCCCAATCCCCCCCGTCCTCAACTGGATCAGCGCCAAACTCATCCCCGCTTTACAACAAACCAAGCAAGAAATTAGCAATTTACTACGCGGACTCGAAGGTAAATATATCCAAAGTGGTGCATCAGGCGCACCCACACGGGGACGCCCGGAAGTTTTACCAACTGGTAAAAACTTTTACTCTGTTGATATTCGTGCCTTGCCTACGGAAACTGCTTGGGATGTTGGTAGAAAAGCGGCTGAGACTCTCATTGAATGTTACACCCAAGATAATGGCGAGTATCCCAAAACACTAGCTTTATCACTTTGGGGCACAGCGACGATGCGGACTGGTGGTGATGACATCGCCGAGGCGTTGGCGTTGTTGGGTGTGCAACCTGTGTGGGATGGTGCGGCGCGACGGGTGGTAGATTTTGAAATTTTACCACTATCAATTGTTGGGCGTCCCCGTGTCGATGTGACTTTGCGAATTTCGGGATTTTTCCGCGATGCTTTTCCTAACTTGATTGATTTATTTGCACAAGCAGTGACAGCGGTAGCGGGGTTGGATGAACCCCCAGACCAAAATCCTTTAGCAGCGCAAGTTAACCAAGATACTGATTTTTGGACTGCACAAGGTTTAACTACAGAAGATGCACTGATGCGATCGCGCTATCGCATCTTTGGTTCCAAACCAGGTGCTTATGGTGCGGGACTCCAAGGTTTAATTGAATCGCAAAATTGGACAGATGACGAAGATTTAGCCCGTGCTTACATTAATTGGAGTTCTTACGCCTACACTGCTTCTGGTGGCGCTTTAGAGGGAATTGCAGCACCAGAAGCATTTGCACAGCGATTGACGCAAATGCAAGTTGTATTGCATAACCAAGACAATCGTGAACATGACTTGCTCGATTCTGATGATTATTACCAATTTCAGGGTGGTTTAACAGCAGCAGTTCGTTCACTACAGGGAAAGAATCCCCAAACCTATTTTGGCGATCATTCTATTCCCGCTCAACCACGCATCCGCCAACTCAAAGAAGAAATCGCCAGAGTATATCGTTCTCGCGTCGTCAATCCTAAGTGGATCGCCGGAATGATGCGTCACGGTTACAAAGGTGCATTTGAAATGGCGGCCACAGTGGATTTTCTTTTCGCCTACGATGCTACAGCCCAATGCGTTGAAGATTATATGTATCAGGGGGTAGTTCAAGCTTATTTGCTTGATCCAGTTGTTTCGGAGTTTATTCACGACAATAATCCCCATGCGTTGCGTGATATTGCCGAAAGATTATTAGAAGCACACCAGCGCAATTTATGGGAGGATGTAAATAGAAAGACATTGGAAAGCTTGCGAAATCTAGTACATCAAGCTGAAGCAGCGATCGAAGAAAAATAAATGGTGTAGGAATCAAATATGGACAATCTTGCGTATTTGCACCTAGCTTGCGCCTACGAAGACAGCGAACCGAGTGAATTAGTCTCCCTGAGCTACTTGTTAAACAAAGCAGCCGCACCAGACTGGAAACGCCTTTCTAGCGGGGCCTGGAAGTATATGTTACCCCTGGCGCTCAGTTTGGCTATTCTTAGCGCTGTCAGCAGCGTCTTGGCATTAGAAAGGGGTGATCAAGGACCTTCTGTCAGGAATCTCCAACAACAGTTGAAAAGAGTAGGCTTTTATCAAGCGCCCGTCACTCAAGTATATGACTTCCCTACAGAAGAAGCTGTGCGACGCTTCCAAAAAGCCGCCGGCTTACCAGTTGATGGGATTGTGGGAGCAACCACCCTGCAAAAATTAGATAACTGGCGCACAACCGCTGCGAGTACAACCACACCAGCCAAAAAACCCACCGCTGTAAGTGAAACTGCGAAAAACCCCACCGCTGTGAGTCAAATCGCCAAAAAAGCCAGTAATCCTAGTTCCGTCACTAACAATCGCCGCAATCCCAACTTCTTGGTCAAAGGTGATGAAGGTGAAGAAGTGAAAGTTCTGCAAGAAAGGTTAAAAGTTGCAGGCTTTTATTACGGTAACGCCACCGGAATATTTGGACCAATTACAGAAGAAGCTGTCAAGCGGTTCCAAGCAGCTTACAAATTAGACGCTGACGGTGTTGTCGGTCCTGCTACACTCAGCAAATTACCGCCAAAAGGTATTGGTGGGGAAGATGATGATCCTAAACCACAACTAGTTGAGCGAGATAAACTCCGCATGGGCGATCGCGGTGAAGCAGTTCGAGTTCTCCAAGATCATTTGATCAAAGTAGGATATCTACAAGGTGAGCCAAACGGCTACTATGGCCCAAACACCGCCGATGCTGTCCGCCGATTTCAGTCAGCTAATTACTTAACAGCCAGTGGTGTTGCAGGCCCTACTACCAGAGCTAAACTATATAGCTTAGTTAATAGTGGTTCCAAAAACGAGTTTAGTACCCTGGAAATCCAACGGCGACTACAAGAAAAGGGCTTTTATAAAGGACAGCTTAACGGTGTCATGGCAGACGACACCAAAAAAGCTATTAAACAAGCCCAACAATTCTACGGGATCAGTCTCAATGACATTAGAAGCGGACGGTTCTAGCGCCCGCTGAGTATTATCTGTCACCTATTTTCTCCCAAGTGCTACACCGGCATTAATGCTCTTTGGCACTTGGGACAAACTGCATGAATTGTTAGCTGACAGTCAAGCAGGTGAAAACCCTCTTTTTGGGCAGTTTTTCCCCCAATCTTTAAAATAGAGTCGTTTTTGAACTCAATCGTACTGTTACATCTCACGCAAATCAGATGATGGTGGTGATGCGGGTATGGTTGGTTGAGTTCATAATGCTTATGTCCCTCTCCCAATTCTAACTCGCGCAAAATTCCCATCCTAGCCATCAACTTCAAAGTCCGATAGATAGTTGACAGACTTATTCCTTCACCGTCAGTTTCTAAACGCGCGTAAAGATCCTCAGCGCTGAGATGTTCACCTTGTGGTAACTCCTGAAAGATGTGTAAAATCGTCTCTCTTTGGGGCGTTAAACGCCAACCTCTGTCATTCAGTTCCGCCTTGAGTGAACTAGATGTGTAGATGGTCATACTAATTTTTCTCAACAAAGCCCATTAATTGAGAATATAACAAATCTTTTGACCAATTTGCAACAAACATAAGTTATTGATAATTTTTGCCAAAAATTTAACAAAAACAAAAATAGTTGAGAAATTGGGGACTGGGGATTGGGGACTGGGGACTGGGGATTGGGGATTGGGGATTGGGGATTGGGGATTGGGGGGATCTGTGGTTATTACATTAGGACTTACTCTGGGGGCACAATAATAATCGTAGGGTGCGTGACGCAGCGATAAATATTGTACCTAGTCACAAGATTTGTGGCGTCACGCACCATTCTTTAAATGTGACACGTAAGTAAGTCCTGTACATAAAAATTGCTGTAAGTTACACTTAAAAACCCTTGCGTCGTGAGTCATATCGGAGTACGATAGTTTTAGTGAATAAAGGGTAAGACCCCTCACTACTGGATAAAATCAGGTTTTTTGGCGTTTTTGCAAGGAAATTCAGGGCGCAAAGCCTTGCGCCCCTACTAAAAATCGTCATCATATTAGGGATAATATGGGTTAGATCCCCTATTCGCCACTGATATTATACTAGACAAGAGTCCGGGGTTTTTTCATACTCCCCACTCCTAACTCCTAACTAACTCAGTGACTCCAAATAGTCGCGGATGAGGTTACGGCGTTTGGGTTGGCGTAGCTTTTGTAAAGCCTTGGATTCAATTTGTCTGACACGTTCCCGTGATAAGTCCAGTGCGCGGCCAATTTCTGCTAGTGAGTAAGGATGACCATCAGCCAAACCAAACCGCATCAGAATTACATCCCGTTCGCGGCTAGTTAAATCTGATAACAGATTATGCAAGTCTCTTTGTAAAGATTCCCGCATTAACATTTCTTCTGGGGTGACACAATCAGTTTCGAGTAATTCCCCTAACTCAGTATCTTTATCTTTACCTACCTTGGTTTCCAAAGAAACGGAACGGGGGACTCTTAACAAAACTTCCCGTACTTGGGTAGGTGTCATTTCCAACTCAGTTGCCAAATCTTCTAAGGTGGGAGTGCGACCTTTTTCTTGGGCAATTTTGCGTTGAGCTTTTTTGATTTTATTCAGCTTTTCTGTTATGTGAACAGGTAGGCGGATCGTGCGGCTAGAAGTGGCGATCGCCCGTGTAATTCCTTGGCGAATCCACCAGTAAGCGTAGGTGCTAAAGCGATAACCCTTGGTTGGGTCAAACTTTTCTACAGCCCGTTCCAAACCCAGAGTACCTTCTTGGACTAAATCTAGCAATTCCAAGCCGCGATTTTGATACTTCTTAGCAACAGACACTACCAGGCGCAGATTCGCCTTGATCATATGTTCTTTTGCTTGGAGTCCTTGGGTCTGAATCTGCTCTAATTCTTCCACCGTGATTTTGGCAATTTCAGCCCAACGGCGTTTACCCTCTCCCAAAATTGGCTTGAGGTCAGATACATTTACACCAGCAGTATTAGCCCACCTTTCCAAAGAAGGGCGATGTCCCAGTTCAGATGCTAGACGTTCCTGAACTTCAATTAACCGAAGATAGGGTGAAATCACTGCATCACCTTGCTTGGCGGCGTTAGCTAGCACTATCCGCATCCGCAAGTAGCGTTGAACTTTTTGCGCTTCGGAAACTTCCTCATCGCGCCCTAACAAGCGGACCCGACCAATTTCCTGAAGATATAAACGTACTAGGTCTGTACTACGACGGTTAGTGTTAGCACCAAAATTAGCAGGGTCAACAGAAGCTATCTCTAGATCGTGTAGATCATCCACCGACAACTCAGTTTCATCAACGGCGAGATCCCGGTCAAAAACTTGGCCGGACTTTTGGGTGTTGTAGGGTGCATCTGCGTAAAAAGATGTTGCTGGCATAAATCGTCTCAATGGCTCCAGGTAACAATAGATTACGGTCAGTTAACGGTCAGCTATTTTTAACTGTTGCTATTGTTCCCGTGATTCTAGATGAACTAACACGGTTGAGGGTATTAATACGGTTTTTTTTAGTTTTTTTCTAAAAAAACCTATACTGACACTTTTTAAACATGACTACCGAAATAGTCGGCCGCTGTAAATTTCTCATTAAAACAATAGCTATTCATATCTACAGCCAGCCTTTAGGCTCCTAATTACTTTTTCAACATTTCAACTTTGATTCATCTTGATTGTAACAATAGTAACGTTGTATAAACATATTTCAGTGGCAATTATGTTTATCATCATTTGTATAGTCCTATCTACATTGCTATTTCGGTAGTTTCCTGACGATTTACTATTTTTTATCTCAGGATGATCTGGTAAGAGGTATAGGTGATCCTCATAAGACCTCGCGGGATGCGGGAAACTCAGCGTCTTCAGACCGCTCGTGGTCAGCGGCACGAGCGACTTCAGTCGCAGTGGTATTTGTGTTAAAATTAGAGCGTGAGTAAGAACAAAAAACATCTACGTGTTGAAGCATCCTAGTATCGGAGAAATCCCGGCTCCTATGAAACAACGGTTAGGTTTAAGTCCTGGCGCAGTATGACAGGAAAGAGCAAATAAAGGCTTGTTGCGGAGCGTACCGCGTCTTGGCTTAGTGATGGATTCACCAAAGCATTGGAAAAAATAAAAGTAGCTAGAAACCTAAGCTTGACTTAGAGTGACTAGGTAGACGGCGTTTGACGGTCGTAGCGAGAGTTTTACTCTGTCTGTAGAATCTCAGTGTCTTTAGACCTGAGAGTGTCAAAGGTAGTAGGTTGGTAGTAACGCTGAAGGGTTGCTACCAGGCGATTACCAGTAAAGTATTGCTAAAAACCCGCTCATCCATCCTGCGGTTTTTCATCAGAAAAATGGGTCCCAAACCCCGTCCTTCTAGGACGGCTTTACATGGTATAATCAGCACAGCCACTAGGACCTTAATTGGTGGGTGAAACTCCCAGTGGCGGGACGTTCTGGTTAAAAGGCTGTTACTCTACATGGGTAACTCGGTACGGGAGCAATGCGATTTTGTGAGGTGGGCAAGCAGGGGAGGCAGGGGAGGCTCTTGAGGCAGGGGAGGCAGGGGAGGAGAGAGAAATTAAGTGTGTTTTGAAATATTTATAGTAGCAAAGGTTACTACATCCTCTCTTTACTCCCCCTGCTCCCCCTGCTCCCCCTGCTCCCCCTGCTCCAAAAAGCGATGATCTAACATTTTCGCGTTGCTCCCCTCGGTACTCTGTACTCCAGTCCCAGCCCCCACAAGCAAGGACAATTAAGTGAGTGAGTAACAAGCATACGATAAGTAGACCCAATGGGCAGTTTACGCACTGCTGGGAGGGAGTAGGCGCAATTGACACCGCGCATCGCACGACACCGGGATACGGGTAAACGGTTCTGGGAGTTGTGGTACGAGCAATGCCATTCCTGGTATCTCCTTTTAAAGAATCTCCTCGCCTAAAGGCAGGAGAGTGTCAATAGTCCAGCAATTGATGGCAGGATGGACAGCAAGCGCTAAAAAATGCATCCCTGAACGCTGCATTAGAGAAGATAATTGGCGACAGGAAGTTCCCGCGAGTAGTTCAAAGGCGGTTCTTCTTTTTTTCCCAATCCCCAATCCCCAATCCCCAATCCCTTTCAATAGTTGTATTCTGGCTTGATGTCTCGTAACATTAGTTCATCAAGGGCTTGTTGGGGTGTGACTTCACCCTCAAGTAACCGATAAACTTGCTCGGTAATTGGGACAGGAATATTTTGCTGCTTGGCTTTTTGCATCAAGACTTGACAAGTGTTAACGCCTTCAGCTGTTCCTTGTAAATTGGCGAGAACTTCTATAAGTGTTTTACCACCAGCCAGCTGGTAGCCAACTTGGTAATTGCGACTTAAAGGACTGTTACAGGTAGCGAGCAAATCGCCTAAACCTGACAAACCGTAAAATGTTTCGGTTTTCGCACCCCAAAAATTGCCGATGCGAACCATTTCTGTTAATCCACGAGTCACTAAACCCGCTTTGGCATTGGTTCCCAAATGTAAACCATCACAAACACCAGCGGCGATCGCAATGACATTTTTGAGTGTACCACCAAGTTCCACACCCACAGGATCGGGATTGGTGTACACTCGAAACCGATGAGAAAAAAATACCAATTGCACCACTTGGGCCGCCGCAAACATACTGCTAGCTACTACCGTCGCAGCGGGTAATCCTTGTTCAATTTCTTGGGATAAATTTGGACCAGATAGTACAACAACTGCATGGTTAGGAAATACACTTTGCCAAATTTGTGACGGCGTATAGCTGGTTTGTGGCTCTAAGCCCTTAGTCGCCGTCACAAAAATAGTTTCTGGAGATACCGGAAAAGACTGTACTTGAGCCGCTACATCTCTCACCCCTTTCATTGAGATCGCAGATAAGATAATTTCGGCATCTTCTAACACCGCATCCAGAGTTGCTGACCCCCGACGCGACCACAGTCCCACCCGATGACCATTCACCTGGGCTAAAGAAGCCAAAGCAGATCCCCACGCACCCCCACCCAGAATTGCAACAGTTTTTGGATTAGTCATTTGTCAGTTGTCAGTTGTCAGTTGTCAGTTGTCATTTGTCATTTGTCATTTGTTATTTACACGGGATCTGTCCAAACTCCTAACTCCTAACTCCTAACTCCTAACTCCTAACTTTTTGACCGGGGATAACGTTGCATTAATTCCCTCACTTGCTCTGCATGATATGAGCTTCTTGTCAAGGGCGAGGAAACAACTTGTAAAAATCCCAGTTCTTCACCGAAGGTTTGCCAAGCTGCAAATTGTTCTGGGGTGACAAATTCATTGACTTGCAAGTGTTTTTGACTGGGTTGGAGATATTGCCCAATCGTCAAGATATCGCAATCTACGGCGCGTAGGTCTTGCATGACTTGGCGAATTTCGGCATCGGTTTCACCAAGTCCTACCATGATGCCAGATTTGGTGTATAACCAAGGAGCTATTTGGCGAGAGCGCTGCAATAATTCGAGAGTGCGATCGTAGTTACCTTGAGGACGCACTCGCCGATATAGGCGCTCAATGGTTTCTGTATTGTGGTTTAGCACTTCTGGCGCAGCTTGGATAATGATCTTCAACGCTTCCCAATTACCGCACAAATCGGGAATTAGTACTTCAATTGTGGTATGTAGTGAGACAGCGCGAATAGCTTCAATACACTGCACAAACTGGGAAGCACCACCATCGGGTAAATCATCCCGGTTCACAGAAGTGATCACCACATGGTTAAGTCGCATCCGGTGGACAGCTTCGGCTAATCGAGTTGGTTCTGTGGGGTCTAGTGGTTTGGGTTTTTTCTCAAAATCTATATCGCAATAGGGACAAGCACGGGTACAAGCAGGCCCCATAATTAAAAACGTAGCCGTACCTGCTTGGAAGCATTCCCCAATATTCGGACAGGACGCTTCCTCGCAAACCGTATTGAGCGCTAAATCCCGCAAAATTTCTTTAACGTTACCGACGCGCTCCCACTGAGGCGCTTTTACTCGCAACCAGTCTGGTTTAACAGTCACAATCCGCTTTTATCACTGAAGTTATACAAATCCTATCCTAGCAAGCAAACTTCTGGATGAAATAGATGTGCTTTTGTCATTTAGCGCGATTTGTGATATTTTGGTTTTATATTGCATTTTTTATAGCGGGATGTGGCGCAGCTTGGTAGCGCACTTCGTTCGGGACGAAGCTTAAAGCCCTATAACCCTTATTATTTCGTTAATTTTAACATAATTGTCTTCATGCAGTTGCATAAATTTGCATAAGGCAATGAGAGAACTTAAAGTTAGAAAAAATGGTAATAGCTGCCTAATAAGGTGGACTTACCAAGAAAAAAATTACTCATTAACCTGGGGAACATGGGGCAATCACGTAGAAATAATACGGTTAGAGTATGTTGGTAAGTTAATATACCAGGATTGCATTTTAAATCAGTTTGATGAATCTTTAAATAGGTATAAGTCTTACCTACAAGGAATAATTTATTCAGTTAATACTCCAAAACCTGTGGAATCTGTCAACCACAGTACTTTAAGCTTCTTACTAAATGAGCGTCAAAAAGAAACTTTCAATGATGCTGATGCTGCTTTAATAAAATTAATCAAATCTTATGGTAAAAAGATTGAAACTAAAGCAGATGCTAAAGCTTTTATGAAATGGTTGGATGATAGGGGTTTGAAACCATCTAGTAAAAAAAGATATCTAGATACTTTAAAAGCAATTAGAAAAGATATATTTGGGGAGATAAAAATAAAAGTTCCTCAAACTCCTAGGGCCAACCCCTTTACAAAAGTTGAAGTTATAAAAATATTAACTTATATCCAAAACAATAAACATTACTCAATCTATCACGACTTCATACTTTTACTTTTTAACACAGGTCTTAGAACTTCTGAAGCTATTGGTTTACAGTGGAAAAATGTTGATTTAGTAAAAAGGCAGCTACACATTTACGAGTCTTTAGGCAGGCATCTAGGAAGTAGTAATCATAGAGAGCGTAAGCCTACTAAAACTGGAAAGTATAGGGTTGTGCCAATTAACAATACTGCTTATCAAATGTTAATTAAGCGCCCTCAAGGTGGTATGGATGATTTAGTATTTACGTCTTTAAGGGGTCTACCAATAGATGACCATACATTGAGTCAAAGATGCTGGAGAAACACCCTTAAAGCCTTAAATATCGAGCATAGAGCCTTATATACAACCAGACATACATTTATCAGTCATTGTATTGATTGTGGATTAACTGTAATTGAAGTTGCCGCTATTACTGGACACACCCCGAAGGTACTTTTAGACCATTATTTGGGTCGAGTTAAGCACCCTGATTTACCAGAACTTTAATATTTATGCCGCTTCTACTTCTGGTACTTTTAAAGCCATTGCTCCTCCTGATGGTGGTAAGTCGTCATCATCTCCAAACATTCTTCGATATTTTTTAGATTTAAATTTTGGTTTATTGTTTTTGGATTGCATAATATTTTCTATAAAACTTAAGTTGTCATTATATAACTTTAGGGTGGTATATGGTTGGCGGGTTTCCTAGATTAAAAATCTGGGGGTTTTTTCGCATTTTTTAACTTGAGTCTAAATGGCTGTAACCTTTACTAGTTAAGTATTTCAGGCTTACTACCCTTACCTACTATTAAGTATCTAAGAAGGAAACAAAGAAGGAAGGAAAACAAGGAAAAGAAAGGAAAGGAAGGAAACAAAAGAAAGGAAAGAAAAAAAAATTCCTTAACTAATATTCAGTTAACTAAAGGGAACTTATGGTATCTGTAAACCAAGTAAAAGGTTTAACTGGGTGGGGCGGCTAGGTATGGGGTAGCTTTACATTCTACCCCTACAATAAAACCCTTAGTCAGCTAAACTTATAAAGCTCCACCTTCTAGCTTGGTTATGATACCTAAATAAGCCGCCCTATTATTAACTACTTGATTAATCTTACTAATCCACCTATCTTTTTTAGATGAATCTGTAAAGTTAATACTAAAACCATCATGCTGCCACAAAGTTATTACAAAGTCATTGGTGGATTTAGCAAGGTCTAGTACAGGCAATAGTAAATAGAGTTCCACTGCTTGAGCTTGCTGCGCCATTATAGACCTTATACACTCAGACCTAATGTCGTTAGGTTTTCCATTAGCTTTTTTATTTCCAGCCACCTTAATAACTTTACCGAAGATAGTTTCTGCTGAATCACAGTCATTTAATTCATTTATCCTTTTTTCTCTAGCGTCAAATAAAGATTTCATTAAAGGATGTTTAAAGAATTTCTTACCAGCATCTTTAATACCAAAAGGAAGTAACCCTTCATTTAAAAATGTAACCAGATTTATCTTACCCATTCCGTAAATTAATGAGTAAAGCGCATCCTTTAGCACACTTTTTATATCCTCGTAGGTATCTTCATCAGTCTGCTTTAGATTATTGGCATCAAACCCATAATGATTTATTAACTCAACCCAAATCTTTTTATTGCTTTGTAGAAACTCTTGAACTTCAGGTATCTCCCAAGTTTTACCTACAATTGCTAATTGACTACTAGCTAAATCAAATTCATACCATCCTTTTGTAATTAATTTTCTTAACTTCTTCTGAAGCATAGGAATAGAGTAGTTTAGAGGAAAGATACGTACAGTATTTCCTTCTCTAGAAGGCTTGTAAAAAGGCTGTAATTCGTCTCGAATTGTGTTTAAGACTTCTACCTGTACTCTCCTTTTTTCAGGGTCTTTAATGTTTGAAGCTTCCAACCATGTGTCATTATAATTAGCGGCTACAACTTTACTAAAGCTATGCACTGGAATAGAGTTCATATATGTAAGTAAATCTTTAGCTTCAGGACTGCTGAAATTAAAATAGGTATAAGCTTCTTTTTTAATTAACTCTCTGTCAACTTTCTGGAGTTTATCGCTGAATTTGTTTCCTGTATCAAAATAGACTCTATCTTCTGACATAATTTTGTAGGCTTCTAACTCAATAGCATCTTTGATTTCCTGTGGGAATTCTACCATAGCTACTCTTGATTCTCTATCTTTAAAGCTCCAATCAGACCAAGAAAAAGTTTCCACGGACATTACGTCTAATTGAAACTTAAGTAAGAACTTTTCAGCATTATAATTAGTAGAGTTTTCTAAAATATTTAGCTTATCTTCTGCTTTAGCCACACAACGCTGACTAATCATTGGGCGCCCTGTCTTTTCATCTTTTCTGCCAAACATTAGATGCCTCATAAATCTCCAGTAGCTAAGATTTTTACCTAAACCAGGAAAGCTAACTTTAATAAGGTTTCTGAATTGTAATGATACTGTTTTTCTCATAATGTGTTATAATATCTATATGATATGTTATATTTAGTTGTAATAATTTGTTAATATTATTTGATGGAGAGTAAGAAAAATGGCTTACTCTCTTTATTTTTATTTAAGCAGCCTTAGATGGTATTAAATAGCCATTTTTCTTTAATAAGTCGATTACAAACTCGATCCCACTTGGAGTGGCTAAAGTAACTGTATAAACTCTACGATTACGCTCTGCTTGAATACAAACAAAGTGGCCTTTATTCATATATTTTTGATAAGGAATGTTATTAAACTGAAGTATTCCCTGATTTTTAAGGAACTGAAAT
The Gloeotrichia echinulata CP02 DNA segment above includes these coding regions:
- a CDS encoding NAD(P)H-dependent glycerol-3-phosphate dehydrogenase, with the protein product MTNPKTVAILGGGAWGSALASLAQVNGHRVGLWSRRGSATLDAVLEDAEIILSAISMKGVRDVAAQVQSFPVSPETIFVTATKGLEPQTSYTPSQIWQSVFPNHAVVVLSGPNLSQEIEQGLPAATVVASSMFAAAQVVQLVFFSHRFRVYTNPDPVGVELGGTLKNVIAIAAGVCDGLHLGTNAKAGLVTRGLTEMVRIGNFWGAKTETFYGLSGLGDLLATCNSPLSRNYQVGYQLAGGKTLIEVLANLQGTAEGVNTCQVLMQKAKQQNIPVPITEQVYRLLEGEVTPQQALDELMLRDIKPEYNY
- a CDS encoding transcriptional repressor; translation: MTIYTSSSLKAELNDRGWRLTPQRETILHIFQELPQGEHLSAEDLYARLETDGEGISLSTIYRTLKLMARMGILRELELGEGHKHYELNQPYPHHHHHLICVRCNSTIEFKNDSILKIGGKTAQKEGFHLLDCQLTIHAVCPKCQRALMPV
- a CDS encoding peptidoglycan-binding protein: MDNLAYLHLACAYEDSEPSELVSLSYLLNKAAAPDWKRLSSGAWKYMLPLALSLAILSAVSSVLALERGDQGPSVRNLQQQLKRVGFYQAPVTQVYDFPTEEAVRRFQKAAGLPVDGIVGATTLQKLDNWRTTAASTTTPAKKPTAVSETAKNPTAVSQIAKKASNPSSVTNNRRNPNFLVKGDEGEEVKVLQERLKVAGFYYGNATGIFGPITEEAVKRFQAAYKLDADGVVGPATLSKLPPKGIGGEDDDPKPQLVERDKLRMGDRGEAVRVLQDHLIKVGYLQGEPNGYYGPNTADAVRRFQSANYLTASGVAGPTTRAKLYSLVNSGSKNEFSTLEIQRRLQEKGFYKGQLNGVMADDTKKAIKQAQQFYGISLNDIRSGRF
- the sigC gene encoding RNA polymerase sigma factor SigC; this encodes MPATSFYADAPYNTQKSGQVFDRDLAVDETELSVDDLHDLEIASVDPANFGANTNRRSTDLVRLYLQEIGRVRLLGRDEEVSEAQKVQRYLRMRIVLANAAKQGDAVISPYLRLIEVQERLASELGHRPSLERWANTAGVNVSDLKPILGEGKRRWAEIAKITVEELEQIQTQGLQAKEHMIKANLRLVVSVAKKYQNRGLELLDLVQEGTLGLERAVEKFDPTKGYRFSTYAYWWIRQGITRAIATSSRTIRLPVHITEKLNKIKKAQRKIAQEKGRTPTLEDLATELEMTPTQVREVLLRVPRSVSLETKVGKDKDTELGELLETDCVTPEEMLMRESLQRDLHNLLSDLTSRERDVILMRFGLADGHPYSLAEIGRALDLSRERVRQIESKALQKLRQPKRRNLIRDYLESLS
- the cobN gene encoding cobaltochelatase subunit CobN, producing MHRINATSGGWNQSENLIFLEQTPAPFVLITAADTDIQTLAAAVPKLPATFPTFRVANLLQLQQQISIDTYGEQVLELAQVIILRLIGGRSYWAYGLEVVQEIVQRNGTTLIVMPGDDALDPDLISQSTVPLGIVNQVCQYFTQGGVENIVNALQFIADHCLLTAFNPPPPAPVPRLGLYSGLETGDTSASSVHRWGLGRIITRNSQSPIPNPQSPIPKVGILFYRAHYLSGNTKVIDALCQALVQKNLQPVPVFVSSLRDPDIQTELRELFQPKDSEQIAVLLNTTSFSLARLETETPQIELWENLDIPVLQVILSGGSVEQWELQSQGLSPRDIAMNVALPEVDGRIISRAVSFKAMQARNSDLETDVVVYEPVSDRIEFVAQLAANWVRLRSTPPQERRIALILANYPNRDGRLANGVGLDTPASCVEILQALQSAGYQLENLPANGDELIQRLTAGVTNDPEGRDWRPVQQSLSLTAYQEYFASLPEAVQQAINQRWGHFGKLSASLGTGEDFSRSPIPIPGIQFGNIFVGIQPSRGYDLDPSLNYHAPDLEPTHAYLAFYHWVRENFGADAVVHVGKHGNLEWLPGKSLALSSNCYPEVALGPLPHLYPFIVNDPGEGSQAKRRAQAVIIDHLTPPMTRAELYGSLQQLENLIDEYYEAQSLDPSRLPAICDRIRNLVIEENLHRDLGIQNEADFLNWESLILNCISGYLCELKEAQIRDGLHIFGKCPQGRQLRDLIVAIARIPNRYSIGITRAIAQDWGLDFDPLTADFSMVSGQLSIVNGKSCHTLGDVVTVIEEQAAFLVEQLLTPTPDLFTPQSPIPNPQSPIPPVLNWISAKLIPALQQTKQEISNLLRGLEGKYIQSGASGAPTRGRPEVLPTGKNFYSVDIRALPTETAWDVGRKAAETLIECYTQDNGEYPKTLALSLWGTATMRTGGDDIAEALALLGVQPVWDGAARRVVDFEILPLSIVGRPRVDVTLRISGFFRDAFPNLIDLFAQAVTAVAGLDEPPDQNPLAAQVNQDTDFWTAQGLTTEDALMRSRYRIFGSKPGAYGAGLQGLIESQNWTDDEDLARAYINWSSYAYTASGGALEGIAAPEAFAQRLTQMQVVLHNQDNREHDLLDSDDYYQFQGGLTAAVRSLQGKNPQTYFGDHSIPAQPRIRQLKEEIARVYRSRVVNPKWIAGMMRHGYKGAFEMAATVDFLFAYDATAQCVEDYMYQGVVQAYLLDPVVSEFIHDNNPHALRDIAERLLEAHQRNLWEDVNRKTLESLRNLVHQAEAAIEEK